One region of Peribacillus simplex genomic DNA includes:
- the hutG gene encoding formimidoylglutamase, giving the protein MYNKPILDYWNGRIDSHSEMDSFRYHQRVRLSPISELNTSPKASRTFGMIGFKCDEGVKRNKGRIGAAEGPDHIRQSLAKLPCHLSSQSELVDAGNVICEGSEMEDAQAQLGSAVAQILESKAIPIILGGGHETLYGHYLGIRKYVGPKARLGIINIDAHFDMRPYEKESSSGTMFKQILDEDQSCGYLCVGIQKQGNTKALFKTAERSKVDYILEEDLSLNEMNETKQRINEFVKKNDFIILTLCTDVIDSAYAPGVSAPSPFGLNPKLVRAIIRHVVSNEKILSFDIAEVNPSLDENNKTVTLAAHLINEVLLHFK; this is encoded by the coding sequence ATGTATAATAAACCGATTTTAGATTATTGGAATGGAAGGATTGATTCCCATTCTGAAATGGACAGCTTCAGGTACCACCAAAGAGTGCGTTTGTCACCGATTTCGGAATTAAACACCTCTCCCAAAGCATCCAGAACCTTTGGAATGATTGGCTTCAAATGTGATGAAGGCGTCAAAAGGAATAAAGGCAGGATTGGTGCTGCAGAGGGTCCTGATCATATAAGGCAGTCCTTGGCGAAATTACCATGTCATTTATCCTCCCAATCCGAACTGGTGGATGCTGGAAATGTAATCTGTGAAGGTTCAGAGATGGAGGATGCCCAAGCTCAACTGGGATCAGCTGTTGCCCAGATATTGGAGAGTAAAGCGATTCCTATCATACTTGGCGGAGGACATGAAACCCTTTATGGTCATTATCTTGGGATAAGGAAATACGTTGGACCAAAGGCTAGATTGGGGATTATTAATATTGATGCTCACTTTGATATGAGGCCTTATGAAAAAGAAAGTTCATCAGGAACGATGTTTAAACAGATTTTGGACGAAGATCAAAGTTGTGGATATTTATGTGTCGGAATTCAGAAACAGGGAAATACGAAGGCCCTGTTTAAAACTGCTGAGAGGAGTAAGGTCGACTACATATTGGAAGAAGATTTGTCATTGAACGAAATGAATGAAACCAAGCAGCGGATAAATGAATTCGTTAAAAAAAATGACTTCATCATTCTTACATTATGTACTGACGTTATTGATTCAGCCTACGCACCAGGGGTAAGTGCACCCTCTCCATTTGGACTGAATCCGAAATTGGTCCGTGCCATTATTAGGCATGTCGTATCAAACGAAAAGATCCTCTCCTTTGATATCGCGGAAGTGAATCCTTCGTTGGACGAAAATAATAAAACCGTTACATTGGCAGCACATTTAATAAATGAGGTATTGCTGCATTTTAAATAA
- the gltS gene encoding sodium/glutamate symporter, translating into MNLELNQITTLFLAVSLLLAGGLLIGKIPILKRFCIPAPVVGGLLFAILVTIFRQAGLINLTLDTTLQSLFMLTFFTTVGLGASFKLVKLGGKLLVIYWLACGALALFQSMIGVSLATVLDLEPLLGVVMGPISMEGGHGAATAFGGTIEDLGVSSALSIGLAAATFGLVAGGLAGGPSVKYLITKYKLQPSEADIDDEVAAAVEANGDSPKGINAQNFMIQILIITFCMAAGSYLGELFSSSTGFVLPSYVGAMFVAVIVRNILDGFKREAVDMKSIDLIGDVTLGIFLSMALMSIKLWEVADLALPMLLIVFVQVFFIVLLGTLVLFRLLGKNYDAAVMVGGFIGHGLGATPNAMANMSAITGQFGPSRRAFLIVPIVGAFLIDLFAIPIIITSINLLK; encoded by the coding sequence ATGAATCTGGAATTAAATCAAATCACAACTTTATTTCTCGCCGTATCACTGCTTTTGGCGGGTGGACTGTTAATTGGGAAGATTCCCATCCTTAAAAGGTTTTGCATACCGGCTCCAGTAGTGGGAGGATTATTGTTCGCGATACTTGTGACAATCTTCAGACAGGCTGGATTGATCAATTTAACATTGGATACTACTTTACAAAGCCTTTTCATGCTTACTTTCTTTACAACTGTAGGGTTAGGGGCAAGCTTTAAACTTGTTAAGCTAGGTGGGAAACTGCTCGTCATTTACTGGCTGGCTTGTGGCGCCCTGGCTCTTTTTCAGAGTATGATAGGAGTTTCACTTGCAACCGTACTTGATTTAGAGCCTTTATTAGGAGTAGTAATGGGCCCCATCTCGATGGAAGGAGGCCATGGGGCAGCTACTGCATTTGGTGGGACAATTGAAGATCTTGGGGTTAGTTCCGCTTTATCCATTGGACTTGCAGCAGCAACCTTTGGCTTGGTTGCAGGCGGGTTAGCTGGTGGTCCATCCGTTAAATATTTAATCACTAAGTATAAATTACAGCCATCCGAAGCGGATATTGATGATGAAGTGGCAGCAGCCGTGGAAGCGAACGGAGATTCACCCAAAGGGATCAACGCCCAAAACTTCATGATCCAGATTCTGATCATAACATTCTGTATGGCAGCAGGTTCTTACTTAGGAGAGCTTTTCTCGAGTTCAACCGGTTTTGTTTTGCCAAGCTATGTAGGAGCAATGTTTGTAGCGGTTATCGTTAGAAATATTCTTGATGGTTTTAAAAGAGAAGCTGTGGATATGAAAAGCATCGATCTAATCGGAGACGTAACATTGGGAATTTTTCTATCTATGGCCTTAATGAGCATAAAACTATGGGAAGTGGCCGATTTGGCATTGCCGATGCTTCTAATTGTTTTCGTCCAGGTATTTTTCATAGTACTTCTTGGTACATTGGTATTATTCAGATTACTAGGTAAGAATTATGATGCAGCTGTCATGGTTGGTGGCTTTATCGGACATGGATTAGGGGCAACTCCCAACGCAATGGCAAATATGTCTGCCATTACAGGTCAATTTGGTCCTTCGAGAAGGGCATTTCTTATCGTACCGATCGTAGGGGCATTCCTCATCGACCTTTTTGCTATCCCTATTATCATTACCAGTATAAATTTGTTGAAGTGA
- a CDS encoding SOS response-associated peptidase has protein sequence MCGRFTLFTDIEEIKDRFDIQGSFDEEYQFSYNIAPSHSVLSVINDGTRNRLGYLRWGLIPFWAKDEKVGYKMINARAESIAEKASFKNAYKKKRCLIIADSFYEWKKEPERKIPMRIKLKNHAPFGMAGLWESWKSPEGINIYSCSVITTVPNELMTSIHDRMPVILKPEDEKDWLNPSINDPAYLQQYLKSFDPEQMEAFEVSTDVNSTKNNSPNLIQQIC, from the coding sequence ATGTGCGGACGTTTCACCCTTTTCACTGACATTGAAGAAATAAAAGACCGGTTCGATATTCAAGGATCATTTGATGAAGAATACCAATTCAGTTACAATATTGCACCTTCCCACTCTGTGCTATCCGTCATTAATGACGGGACTAGGAATCGACTTGGATATCTTCGGTGGGGACTCATTCCTTTTTGGGCAAAAGATGAAAAAGTGGGCTACAAAATGATCAATGCCAGAGCGGAATCCATTGCTGAGAAGGCAAGCTTCAAGAATGCGTATAAGAAGAAACGATGCTTGATAATCGCTGATTCCTTTTATGAGTGGAAGAAGGAACCCGAGCGAAAAATACCCATGCGAATAAAGCTTAAGAATCATGCTCCATTTGGTATGGCCGGTCTCTGGGAATCCTGGAAATCTCCAGAGGGCATCAACATTTATTCGTGCTCAGTTATAACGACCGTTCCTAATGAGCTAATGACCAGCATTCATGATCGTATGCCTGTCATCCTAAAACCTGAAGATGAAAAAGATTGGTTGAATCCATCCATTAATGATCCTGCATATCTGCAGCAGTATTTAAAATCATTCGATCCTGAACAGATGGAAGCATTTGAGGTATCGACTGATGTGAACTCTACTAAAAATAATTCACCTAACCTGATACAACAAATTTGCTGA
- a CDS encoding Na+/H+ antiporter NhaC family protein, with product MSANNKGNPWALIPFVVFLILFIGSGIITKDFYSFPVIVAISIASAAALAMNRKETFNQKVEIFCKGAGDSNIMLMVIIFLLAGAFSKVANGMGAVESTVNLALAVFPQNLLMVGIFIIACFISLSMGTSMGTIVALAPIGVGISEQTDISLALSMAAVIGGAMFGDNLSFISDTTIAAVRTQGTKMKDKFKVNFFIVLPAAIITCAILGILTMGEQAEISQHAYNWVKILPYLCVLITALAGVNVFLVLSIGIVFAGIIGLADGSYQPLGVIQKVGEGMAGMYEISFLAILIAGMVAVIKHNGGIDYLLHLVTRNSKSKKGAEFSIAGLVGLTNLSTANNTISIIIAGPLAKNIAEKYGIDPRKSASLLDVFACCIQGLIPYGAQLLVAAGVAKISPISILPYSYYPILIGICGIIAILIGFPRFQAGNDEAKKPTS from the coding sequence ATGAGTGCAAACAATAAAGGGAATCCCTGGGCATTGATCCCATTTGTCGTTTTTTTAATTTTATTTATTGGCTCCGGAATCATCACTAAAGATTTTTATTCATTTCCGGTGATTGTAGCGATTTCTATCGCATCAGCAGCTGCATTGGCAATGAATCGGAAAGAGACTTTCAATCAAAAGGTTGAAATCTTCTGTAAAGGTGCCGGGGACTCCAATATTATGTTAATGGTTATCATTTTCCTTTTGGCTGGCGCTTTTTCCAAGGTTGCAAATGGCATGGGGGCAGTTGAATCAACAGTGAATCTTGCCTTAGCTGTTTTTCCGCAAAATCTATTAATGGTAGGGATTTTCATTATTGCTTGTTTTATTTCTTTATCTATGGGGACAAGCATGGGAACGATTGTTGCCCTAGCACCTATTGGGGTTGGAATTAGTGAGCAAACAGATATTTCGCTTGCCCTTTCAATGGCGGCCGTTATTGGTGGTGCGATGTTTGGTGATAATCTATCCTTCATTTCGGATACGACAATCGCTGCAGTTCGAACACAGGGAACGAAAATGAAGGATAAGTTTAAAGTGAATTTTTTCATCGTTTTACCTGCGGCCATCATCACATGTGCCATCCTAGGAATTTTAACGATGGGTGAACAAGCCGAAATTTCCCAACATGCTTATAATTGGGTGAAGATCCTTCCATATCTTTGTGTATTGATCACTGCATTGGCAGGAGTCAATGTGTTCCTGGTCCTTTCCATCGGAATTGTATTTGCCGGAATTATCGGCTTGGCTGATGGAAGTTATCAACCGTTGGGTGTCATTCAAAAGGTTGGGGAAGGAATGGCGGGAATGTATGAAATCTCCTTCCTTGCCATTTTAATTGCAGGTATGGTAGCTGTAATCAAACATAATGGTGGCATCGATTATTTACTCCACCTTGTGACCCGAAATAGCAAATCAAAAAAAGGAGCGGAATTCAGCATTGCCGGGCTTGTTGGTTTGACGAACCTTTCAACGGCAAATAACACGATTTCGATTATCATTGCCGGGCCACTTGCCAAAAATATTGCCGAGAAGTATGGGATTGATCCACGTAAATCGGCGAGCTTGCTTGACGTTTTTGCCTGTTGCATCCAAGGGTTGATTCCATATGGGGCACAGCTCCTTGTTGCAGCAGGGGTAGCAAAGATTTCCCCTATAAGCATCTTGCCATATTCTTATTACCCAATACTTATTGGAATTTGTGGAATTATTGCCATCTTGATTGGTTTTCCAAGGTTTCAGGCGGGAAATGATGAAGCGAAGAAACCTACTTCTTAA
- a CDS encoding Cof-type HAD-IIB family hydrolase, with protein MSFIAIDLDGTLLNDQNEISDENIKAIQYAQDRGFEVVISTGRAYFDVQTICEKAGISPFVIGTNGATIHSKSGKCISSITITKDRVESILQWLDERNYYYEVFTDKAIYTLKKGREHFHNEIKSLKSADLNTDMKELVEVAERQFDQFGYVLVENYHDILKQEEEFYNVLACSLDKKKLEEAWNQFKQFDELMVVSSADHNIEITSKRASKGMALEKLAFLMNGSLDQAIAIGDSNNDLSMFQKVGYSVAMGNAKDVIKAVCTTTTMKNDENGVAYAIYRYMENFEVQK; from the coding sequence ATGAGTTTCATTGCGATAGATTTAGACGGAACATTATTAAACGACCAGAATGAAATTAGTGATGAAAATATAAAGGCGATTCAATATGCCCAAGATAGAGGCTTTGAAGTAGTTATTTCAACAGGACGAGCTTATTTTGACGTTCAAACAATTTGTGAAAAAGCCGGGATTTCCCCATTTGTAATCGGGACAAATGGCGCAACCATTCATTCCAAAAGCGGAAAGTGCATTTCTTCTATTACGATAACTAAAGATCGTGTCGAATCTATTCTCCAATGGTTAGATGAACGTAATTATTATTACGAAGTGTTTACTGATAAAGCCATTTATACTCTTAAAAAGGGAAGAGAACATTTCCATAATGAGATTAAAAGTTTGAAAAGCGCAGATTTGAATACAGATATGAAAGAATTAGTTGAAGTAGCGGAAAGGCAATTTGACCAGTTTGGATATGTTTTAGTTGAAAACTATCATGATATCTTAAAACAGGAGGAAGAATTCTATAACGTATTAGCATGTTCTCTCGATAAAAAGAAATTAGAGGAAGCATGGAACCAATTCAAACAGTTTGATGAGTTGATGGTTGTTTCATCTGCTGATCACAACATTGAAATTACTAGTAAAAGAGCTTCAAAAGGAATGGCCCTTGAAAAATTGGCTTTTTTGATGAATGGCTCCTTAGATCAGGCTATTGCAATCGGGGACAGCAACAATGATTTATCCATGTTCCAGAAAGTTGGATACAGCGTAGCGATGGGAAATGCGAAAGATGTCATAAAAGCTGTTTGTACAACGACAACCATGAAAAATGATGAGAACGGGGTAGCTTATGCGATTTATCGATATATGGAGAACTTCGAGGTTCAAAAATAA
- a CDS encoding MFS transporter yields MAVAKKQVKKWFTLCILILGGGTIFKLSSLKDAFYIPMQKYFHLSHTQIGLALSVYAIVQMFGYVVSIYITDRFSKRKLIPFGLIGVGATGIYLSTIPSYYGILASWGVMALFTEITFWPVLIKTVRLLGDSDEQGRMFGFLEAGRGVVDTIVAFSALGIFIWLGSESLGFRAAILFFALITIIVGIISYFFIEDDIIETFDKGGEEISKNKIVLKGAIQAIKTPKLWFSSFTIFCVYTVYAGLTYFIPFLEEIYGMPVALLGAYGIINQYGLKMIGGPIGGFLVDKKFKSATKYLRFTFLLSIIAMIIFIMLPHDKMNIYIGIIATLGFGTIVFTQRAVFFAPLDEIDIPKEISGAAVSVACLVGYAPSIFAFAMYGNILDHNPGITGYRYVFLIMIAFAAIGFIISNYSVKILKKKKQTNRYLEDN; encoded by the coding sequence ATGGCAGTAGCAAAGAAGCAGGTCAAAAAATGGTTTACCTTATGTATCTTAATTTTGGGAGGAGGAACAATATTTAAATTATCATCCTTAAAAGATGCTTTTTACATTCCGATGCAAAAATATTTTCATCTTTCACATACCCAAATAGGTTTGGCATTATCTGTATATGCTATTGTGCAAATGTTTGGTTATGTAGTCTCCATTTATATCACTGATAGATTTTCTAAAAGGAAGTTAATTCCGTTTGGATTGATTGGGGTAGGTGCAACTGGGATTTATTTATCTACTATACCAAGTTATTATGGAATTTTAGCTTCTTGGGGAGTAATGGCTTTATTTACAGAGATTACTTTTTGGCCAGTATTGATAAAAACCGTTAGATTGCTTGGAGACTCCGACGAACAAGGCAGGATGTTTGGATTTCTTGAAGCTGGCCGTGGTGTTGTAGATACAATCGTTGCATTCTCTGCTCTAGGTATATTTATTTGGTTAGGATCTGAGTCATTAGGTTTCAGAGCCGCAATTTTATTCTTTGCCTTGATTACAATTATTGTTGGTATTATTAGTTATTTCTTTATAGAGGACGATATTATTGAAACGTTTGATAAGGGTGGAGAAGAAATTAGTAAAAATAAAATAGTTTTGAAAGGTGCGATTCAAGCAATTAAAACTCCTAAATTGTGGTTTTCCTCATTTACAATATTTTGCGTTTATACGGTTTACGCAGGTTTAACTTACTTTATTCCGTTCTTGGAAGAAATTTATGGAATGCCGGTAGCGTTATTAGGTGCATATGGGATTATAAACCAATACGGATTAAAAATGATAGGCGGTCCCATCGGTGGATTCTTAGTTGATAAAAAATTTAAATCAGCGACAAAATACCTTAGATTTACATTTCTCTTATCCATTATTGCAATGATAATTTTTATTATGCTTCCACATGACAAAATGAATATTTATATAGGAATAATTGCGACACTTGGCTTCGGAACGATTGTATTTACTCAACGGGCTGTGTTTTTTGCCCCATTAGATGAAATTGATATTCCAAAAGAAATAAGCGGTGCTGCCGTATCAGTAGCTTGTTTAGTTGGTTATGCTCCTTCAATTTTCGCCTTTGCCATGTATGGTAATATTCTGGATCACAATCCTGGAATTACTGGATATAGATATGTATTTTTGATTATGATTGCATTTGCAGCTATAGGTTTTATTATAAGTAACTATTCAGTTAAAATTTTAAAAAAGAAAAAACAAACTAACCGATATTTGGAAGATAATTAA
- a CDS encoding RidA family protein, with the protein MKEAVLTNNAPQPIGPYSQAVLSKGILYISGQLPLNPNTNKLAIGIEDQARQCLENLKHILIEKGLEMNSVLKTTIFVTDFQLGVPFR; encoded by the coding sequence ATGAAAGAAGCAGTTTTAACAAATAATGCGCCACAACCTATTGGACCATATTCCCAAGCGGTATTATCAAAAGGGATTCTCTATATTTCGGGGCAACTCCCTTTAAATCCTAATACTAATAAATTAGCTATAGGCATTGAAGACCAAGCAAGACAATGTTTAGAAAATTTAAAGCACATTTTAATAGAAAAAGGTCTAGAAATGAATTCAGTTTTGAAAACAACTATATTTGTGACTGATTTCCAGCTAGGAGTACCATTCAGGTAG
- a CDS encoding sugar phosphate isomerase/epimerase family protein: MKIGLETESFHLQFITGRMDIFGFIRKTAELGLDGVMINIVPWPGLPGIGTLESFEPEYLDNVKKEIQKYGFFAEIDTNGTDPKHLTEVIEAAHRIGADVIRTYTCMGEYDPGRLRRAPEDIKQIVPLLKKYRIKLAVENHEEELTDEVIQIIKEVNSPWVGAHCDFGNAMMAWEDPVEAVRKLAPYAFTTHFKDHIIVHDGEDYRVCGVPAGTGNIDLEECFKILIENSMLTRINVEMCFPYAIHFKREPGTGGVFAVGEGAFKVEQPPYDLNVIKPLDYYYPPTELLEQMIEDQEKGAKQSVRYALALRDKYCR, translated from the coding sequence ATGAAAATTGGATTAGAGACAGAAAGCTTTCACTTGCAGTTTATTACAGGTCGAATGGATATTTTCGGTTTTATCAGAAAAACAGCCGAATTGGGATTAGATGGAGTCATGATCAATATTGTTCCATGGCCAGGGTTGCCAGGAATTGGTACATTAGAATCATTTGAACCGGAATACTTAGACAATGTAAAAAAAGAAATTCAAAAGTATGGATTTTTCGCTGAAATCGATACAAATGGAACCGACCCGAAACATCTAACCGAGGTCATTGAGGCCGCGCATAGAATTGGAGCGGATGTCATTCGTACGTATACCTGCATGGGAGAATATGATCCAGGCAGATTGAGAAGAGCTCCTGAAGATATTAAACAAATTGTACCATTATTAAAGAAATATAGAATCAAGCTTGCTGTTGAAAATCACGAGGAAGAGTTAACGGATGAAGTGATTCAAATCATTAAGGAAGTCAACAGCCCTTGGGTTGGTGCTCATTGTGATTTCGGGAATGCAATGATGGCATGGGAGGACCCGGTTGAAGCTGTAAGAAAATTAGCACCATATGCCTTTACAACTCATTTTAAGGATCATATTATCGTCCATGATGGCGAAGATTACAGGGTATGTGGCGTACCTGCTGGGACTGGTAACATCGATTTGGAAGAATGTTTTAAAATATTGATTGAGAATTCAATGTTGACTAGAATCAACGTTGAAATGTGCTTCCCGTATGCCATCCATTTTAAGAGAGAGCCTGGTACAGGCGGAGTCTTTGCAGTAGGCGAAGGAGCATTTAAGGTGGAACAACCTCCTTATGATTTGAATGTAATTAAACCATTGGATTACTATTATCCGCCAACAGAACTTCTAGAACAAATGATTGAGGATCAAGAAAAAGGTGCAAAGCAATCGGTTAGATATGCACTTGCATTAAGGGATAAATACTGCCGCTAA